The DNA sequence CTGACTATGACTGGTATTTCGGCGCCCCTGATGGTGAAACCATGGACGATATGCGCAAGCGCGCAACCCAATGGCTCGACAGCCTGATCGGCCCCACCATCGCCGTCGCCCATGGCCAAATTGGCAAAGTGATCCGCGGTGTTTATCTCGGACTGTCCGATGAACAGATCTTGCGCCTGCAAGAACCGCAAGGCGTGGTGCATCTGCTGGACCATGGCACTGAAACCATTTGGAGTTAGAAAAATATGTGTCATGGCGGGGCATTTCTGACAGGGCAGAGGGACCGAAAGCTTGGCTTGATCAAGCATCAGAGCTGACACCCAACAGGTGGCCGCTGGTCCATGTCTGCAAGGGGTCGTGCTTGCAGGAAACGGTGTGTCGAAAGACCACATCATCAGTATATTGACTCGCCGGGGATCTGGGAGTGACTTGGGGGCCTGTATAATGCAAATTTCTGAAATCTGGAGGATCCAAATCTATGACCAAAACTGTTCTCATTAGCGGGGGCTCCAGAGGCATCGGGCGGGCCACTGCGCTGATCATGGCGGGCCAGGGATGGAACATTGCCTTCACCTATCGTGGGGATCATGACGCTGCGCAGCAGGCAGTGGAAGAGATCCGCGCAAAGGGCGCAGAAGCGATTGCCATTCAGGGGGATACGGTTCAGGAAGACCATGTGGTGCGGGCATTTGACGAGACGATCTCGACATTTGGCGGGCTGGATGCCGTCGTGGTCAATGCCGGTGTCGTTGCGCCGTCTATGCCGCTTGCCGAAATGTCCATTGAACGCCTGAAAACCATCTTTGACACCAACGTCTTGGGAGCGGTCCTGTTTGCCCGCGAAGCTGCAAGACGTTTGCCTGACCAGAAGACCGGAAAGGATGCTGCGATCGTGCTTGTATCCTCCGCTGCTGCCCGCCTTGGATCGCCGTTCGAATATGTCGATTATGCCGCCAGCAAAGGGGCGATCGACACATTGACGCTGGGTCTTTCCAAAGAGCTCGCAGGTCAGGGGATTCGCGTCAATGCCATCCGGCCGGGTCTGATTGAAACGGACTTGCATGCAAGCGGAGGCCAACCGGACAGAGCTGAACGATTGAGCAAAGCCATTCCCATCGCCAGACCCGGAACTGCGCATGAGGTCGGTTCGGCCATTGCCTGGCTATGCTCTGAA is a window from the Cohaesibacter intestini genome containing:
- a CDS encoding SDR family oxidoreductase, which translates into the protein MTKTVLISGGSRGIGRATALIMAGQGWNIAFTYRGDHDAAQQAVEEIRAKGAEAIAIQGDTVQEDHVVRAFDETISTFGGLDAVVVNAGVVAPSMPLAEMSIERLKTIFDTNVLGAVLFAREAARRLPDQKTGKDAAIVLVSSAAARLGSPFEYVDYAASKGAIDTLTLGLSKELAGQGIRVNAIRPGLIETDLHASGGQPDRAERLSKAIPIARPGTAHEVGSAIAWLCSEEASYCTGGILDVTGGR